The following coding sequences lie in one Rutidosis leptorrhynchoides isolate AG116_Rl617_1_P2 chromosome 6, CSIRO_AGI_Rlap_v1, whole genome shotgun sequence genomic window:
- the LOC139855561 gene encoding methyl-CpG-binding domain-containing protein 4-like produces MEKATESANGSSPAQKSSAKKSRGGPPQSSVDTFAVQCNDCFKWRTLATEEEFEEFRSKQSEDPFVCTKLEGIVCDKPADIEYDSTRTWVMDKPNIPKTPKGFQRVIVLRRDYSKMDVQYVTPDGTRVRAAPGIIAYLKEHPEYSHLSPTDFCFTSPKVMSDTIPDYVEKKSPNSSVKKQKKTT; encoded by the exons ATGGAGAAAGCTACAGAGTCTGCAAATGGCTCATCGCCTGCCCAAAAATCATCGGCTAAG AAATCAAGGGGAGGGCCACCTCAGAGTTCTGTTGATACGTTTGCTGTGCAATGTAACGACTGTTTCAAGTGGAGAACATTAGCAACTGAAGAAGAATTCGAAGAGTTTCGAAGCAAGCAAAGTGAAGATCCATTCGTTTGCACCAAACTTGAAGGAATCGTGTGCGATAAACCTGCTGATATCGAGTATGATTCTACTCGAACATGGGTGATGGATAAGCCAAACATCCCGAAAACCCCAAAAGGGTTTCAACGAGTAATTGTTCTGCGCAGAGACTACTCTAAAATGGACGTGCAGTATGTTACCCCTGATGGAACAAGAGTACGAGCTGCTCCAGGAATCATCGCTTATCTTAAAGAGCATCCGGAATACAGCCACCTGTCACCAACTGATTTCTGTTTTACTTCTCCAAAGGTAATGAGTGATACGATTCCTGATTATGTCGAGAAGAAAAGTCCTAACAGTAGTGTCAAGAAACAGAAGAAAACAACTTAA